GCGGTGTGCGGTCGAGCGCAGCACGCGCGTCAACGTCGAGGCCGACAGCCTCAACGCGGCCGTCCTCGGGCCCGACGTCGAACCGGGCTCGGAGACCGAGGACCTGTTCGTCGCGGACGTGGTGCGCGACATGTCGCAAAAGGCCGGCCAGAAGTGCACCGCGATCCGCCGCGCGTTCGTCCCGGCCGACCGGCTCGACGCGCTCGCCGAGCGGCTCGCCGAGCGGCTCGCCGACATCCGCGTCGGCAACCCCGCCGACGACGGCGTCCGCATGGGTCCCGTCGCCACCGCGCAGCAGCTCGCCGACGTCCGCGCCGGCATCGATCGGCTGGCCGCCGAGACCTCCGAAGTGTTCACCGGCGCCGCCCCGGACGGCCCCGGCTACTTCGTCCCGCTGACCCTGCGGCGGACCGACGACCCCGCGTCCGCCCGCGCGCTGCACGCCCACGAGGTGTTCGGCCCGGTCGCGACGATCGCCCCCTACGACGGCACCGCCGCGGCCGCCGCGGCGCTCGTGCGGCTCGGCGGCGGCGGCCTCGTCGCGTCGGTCTACTCGGACGACCGCGCGTTCCTGGCCGACGTCGTCCTCGACATCGCCGCCGACCACGGCCGCGTGTTCGTCGGCTCGCGCAAGATCGCCGGCCAGTCGCCCGGCCCGGGCACGGTCCTCCCGCAGCTGGTGCACGGTGGCCCCGGGCGCGCCGGCGGCGGCGAGGAACTCGGCGGCGAGCGCGGGTTGCACTTCTACATGCAGCGCACCGCGATCGAGGGCGACAAGGCGCTGCTGTCGGCGCTGCCGCTGTGACCGCGGCGCCCCGCTACACCGGTGTCGTGACCACCGTCGTCGGCGGCTCGGGGTAAAACAGGTAGTTGACCACCAGCGGCTCGCCGCCGTAGCGGGCCGGGTAGTCGCCGGCGTCGAACCCGGGCGGCGGCGCACAGATCTCGCCGAAGTCGACGTGGGCGATGCCGTACGCCGGCAGGATCGCGACGAGCCGCTGCATCCGCGGCAGCAGCGGCGGGTCGTACACTCCCGGCCGCGGGCGTTCGACGATCGCCGCGCCGCCGGCGTCCCGCATCAGGGTCAGCGCGGTCTGCTGCACGGCGGCCAGGGGCGCCATCGACGACAGGCACACCCGCAGGTACAGCTCGTCGGCGCCGCCGTCGAGTTCGTCGGGCAGCGGCACGCCGGCGTAGACCACCTGCGCGAGATTGGGCTCGCGGCCGACGCACTGCACGTAGATGAAATCGCAGTACGCCTCGTCGCCGCCCGGCACGTACAGGGTCGACGCCGACAGCGCCACTGCGAGCTCGTCGGCGAGCGCCTCGCCGTCGTGTTCGCACACGCCCGCGCGGTAGCGCGCCGCGTCGTCCGGTTGCCCCCAGGTCCGACTGGGGTACACCCGGTCGAGCGCCGCCCGCACGCCGTCGAGCATGGCTCCCTTGCGGTCGTCACATGCTCCTTTGGATGCGCACTCGGTGCAGCCGCCCATCTTCGCTGCCACTCATGCTATATGGTTCGCGAACCGTCGCCAGGAGAAATCGCCGTGACCGAAGCCGAGCTGACCGCAATTCGCAATCTTTACGCCCGTTTCCCCGAGCGCGTGGCCCACGCCCGCGAGCGCTTCGGGCGCCCGGTGACCCTCGCGGAAAAGATCATCGCGGCCCACCTCACGCCCGTCGACCAGCCGTGGGAGCGCGGCGACAGCTACCTGGACCTGGCCCCGGATCGGGTGGCCATGCAGGACGCCACCGCGCAGATGGCGCTTTTGCAGTTCATGAACGCCGGCCGCGACAAGGTCGCGGTGCCGACCACCGTCCACTGCGACCACCTGGTCCGCGCGCAAAACGGCGCCAAGGACGACCTGCTGCGCGCGCTCGACGAAAACCACGAGGTCTACGAGTTTCTCGCGACCGTGTCGCAGCGCTACGGCATCGGCTTCTGGAAGCCGGGCGCCGGCATCATCCACCAGGTCGTGCTCGAAAACTACGCGTTCCCCGGCGCCCTCATCATCGGCACCGACTCGCACACCCCCAACGGCGGCGGCCTGGGCATGCTCGCGATCGGCGTCGGCGGCGCGGACGCGGTCGACGTGATGGCCGGCATGCCGTGGGAGGTCAAGGCGCCGAAGCTCGTCGGCGTCCACCTCACCGGGGAGCTGCGAGGGTGGACGGCGCCCAAGGACGTCATCCTCAAGCTGCTCGGCATCCTGACCGTTGCGGGCGGGACGAACAAGATCATTGAGTATTTCGGCGAGGGCACCCGGTCGATCAGCTGCACCGGCAAGGCGACCATCACGAACATGGGCGCCGAACTCGGCGCGACCACCTCGGTGTTTCCGTACGACGAGCGGATGGAGGCGTACCTGCGCGCGACCCGCCGCGAAGCAGTCGCCGACCTCGCCAACCAGTACGCCGAGCACCTGCGCGCCGACCCGGAGGTCGAGCGCGATCCGGAGCGCTACTACGACGAGGTCATCGAGATCGACCTGTCGACCCTCGAACCGCACCTGGTCGGCCCGCACACGCCCGACCTGGCCCGGCCGATCTCGAAGATGAAGGAGGCGGTGGCCGCCGAGGGCTACCCCGACGACATCCGCGTCGCGCTGATCGGCAGCTGCACGAACTCGTCGTACGAGGACATCGGCCGGTCGGCGCACATCGCGCGCCAGGCCAAGGCGGCGGGTCTCACGGCCAAGACGCCATTTCTGGTGACGCCGGGATCGGACCAGATCGACGCGACGATCCGGCGCGACGGCCTGATGGACGAGTTGCAAGCGGTCGGCGGCACCGTGTTGGCCAACGCGTGCGGGCCGTGCATCGGCCAGTGGCGCCGACTCGACGCCAAAGAGGGCGAGCAGAACACGATCGTCACGTCGTACAACCGCAACTTCCGCGGCCGCAACGACGGCAACAAGACGACGCTGGCGTTCATCGGCAGCCCCGAGATCGTCACCGCGCTCGCGTTCGCCGGCAAGCTCAGCTTCGACCCGACGCGCGAGGCGCTGCCGGCGCCCGACGGCGGCCAAGTCGTGTTCGAGGCGCCCGAGGCCCCCGAGTTGCCCCCGCAAGGGTTCGTGTTCGAAGAGAGCGGCTTCGTGCCGCCGCCGGCCGACGGCAGCCAGGTCGTCGTCAAGGTCGACCCGGCCAGCGATCGCTTGCAACTGCTCGAGCCGTTCCCGCCGTGGGACGGCAACGACTTCATCGAGCTGCCCCTGCTGCTCAAGGCGAAGGGGAAGTGCACGACCGACCACATCTCGCCGGCCGGCAAGTGGCTCAAGTACCGCGGCCACCTCGACAACATCTCGAACAACATGTTCTCCGGCGCGGTCAACGCGTTCACCGGCGAGACCGGCCGCACCAAGAACCTACTCACCGGCGAGTATGGGGCGGTCCACGAGGTCGCGCGCGCCTACAAGGCCGCCGGCAAACGCTGGGTGGTCGTGGGAGACTCGAACTACGGCGAAGGATCCAGCCGCGAACACGCGGCGATGTCGCCGCGTCACCTCGGCGCGGCCGCCGTCATCGTGCGCAGCTTCGCGCGCATCCACGAGACGAACCTCAAGAAGCAGGGCGTCCTGCCGCTGACCTTCGTCGACCCGGCCGACTACGACAAGGTGCAGGAGGACGATCGCGTCAGCGTGCTCGGCCTCGCGGGCCTCGCACCGGACAAGCCGGTCGAGGTCGAGTTGGTCCACGCCGACGGTACCCGGGATCGGTTCGAGACCCGACACACCCTCTCGGCCGAACAGATCGAGTGGTTCCGCGCTGGCTCGGCACTCAACTGCATCGCGGCGCGCAATCGCAAGTGAGCTGGAGCTGGCACAGGCTCAACTCCGCGCAGCGGCTGTTCGTCACGCTCGCCGGCGTCGGCGCACAGGCCGCCACGCGCAAGACGCAGCGCCTGGCCAAACTCGACCTGAATCACGCCAACCTGGTCGGCGCTCGCCTCACGCGCATCGATTTGTCCGACGCGATCCTGCGCGGCGCGAATTTGGCGGCAGCGGATCTGCGCAAGACGATGCTGCGCTACGCGACCCTTCAGGGCGCCTGGTGCATTCGCGCCAACTTCAGCTGGACCGAAGCCGGCGACGTGGATGCGCGCACCGCGAACTTCGACGAAGCCGACCTCACGGAAGCGGTGTTCGACGACGCCAAACTGCACCGCGCATCGTTCCGCAACGCCATCATGAACCGCGCCGAACTCAACCGCGCGGTGCTCGACGACGCGCGCCTGTGCGGTGCGCTCCTCGAGAGCGCCGAGCTGCGGGAAGCGAGTCTGGTCCGCGCCGACTTATCGGGTGCCATCCTGTGGCTGGCGGACCTGCGCGGCGCGGACCTGCGCGGCGCGACGCTCGCGGGCGCCGACCTGCGCGCGGCGGATCTCACCGGCGCTCACCTCGACGGCGCCGATCTCGACGGGGCGCGGTTCGGCGACGACGCCGTCGGCGACGACGGCAGCCCGCTGCGATCGGCCCTGTCGGTGCGCGAGCCGCACCCGGCGCCGGCGGCCGCCGACCTCACCGCCGCGCGCTGGCGCCGCATCTACGTCGGCGACCGCGAAGTCACGCGCGGCGAGGACGGGGCGTGATCGATATCGACCAGGAGCTGCGCGCCATCCTCGCAGACCTCGTCGCCGATGCGCGCGCATCCGCCGCGGCGATCGTCCCGGCGGCCGACGACGACGAACACGACGACGCGATGCGCGCACCGCTGGGCGGCGGCGCCCACCTCGCCGTCCGGTTGCCGCCGGGCCGCCTGCCGGATGCGGACGCGCGCGCGGCCGTGGAGCGGTGCGTGCGCGCGGTCCGCGCGTGCCAGCGCCGGTGGATGTGCGACGCATTGCCGGCGGTTTCTGTCACGCGGACGGCGGCGCCCTCGCCCTCTCGCGTCGTCGATCGCATCGTCGCCTACCTGCAAGCGTTCGCAGCGTCCCACGGCGTGGTCAACGCCGCCGTCACCGTCCGCTCCAAAGTGGTCACGTCGGCCGTGCCGCTCACCGAGTACCAGGCCGAACGCATCCCGTTCGCGCTCAAGCAGATCGAGGCCGAAGCGCGCCGCCATGCGGGCCAGACGTCTCACGTCGCGGTACTGCGCGACGATCTGTGCGCGTTCGCGTTCTGGGTGGGCGCCTGCCTCATCGCGTTCGTCGACGGCAGCCATTCTCCCGACTTCCTGCGCCACCGGGCACGTCTCGTCACCCGCGAGTTGAGCCTGCTTTTGCCCCACCTCGACGACGATCCGAACAGCCCGGCAAACGTCGCGCCGATTCCCGAGTAACGCGTCACGCGAGCTGCTGGCGTTCCTCGATCGGCTTGTGCAGGTCGAAGCCGTCGTGGAGCGCCCGCAGCGCCAACTCGGCATAGCGCGCCGAGATCACGACCGAGATCTTGATCTCGGAAGTCGAGATCATCTGGATGTTGATGTTCTCTTTGGCGAGCAGCTCGAACATCTTTTGCGCGACACCGGCGTGCGACCGCATGCCGACGCCGACCACGGACACCTTGGCGATGTCGTCGTCCCACGCGAGCCCGGCGCCGTCGCCGCACAGATCGCCACACTCGGCCCGCAGGATGTCGAGCGCGCGCTGGCGATCGCCCTTGGGCACGGTGAACGTCATGTCCGTATGGCCGCTGTCGGACACGTTCTGGATGATCATGTCGACCACGATCCCCTCGCGCGCGAGCGGCGAAAAGATGCGGTTGGCGACGCCTGGGTGGTCCGGCACGCCCCGCACGGTGATCTTGGCCTCGTCGCGGTTGACGGTGACCCCGGCGACGACGACGTGTTCCATGAACTCCTCCTCCGGCACGACGAACGTCCCCGGCGCGTCGGTGAAGCTACTGCGAACGTGGATCGGCACGTTGTATTTCATGCCCATCTCGACCGATCGGATTTGCAGCACCTTGGCGCCGGCTGACGACAGTTCGAGCATTTCCTCGTAGCTGATGCGGTCGATCTTGCGGGCGGTCGGCACGATCCGCGGATCGGCGGTGTAGACGCCTTCGACGTCCGTGAGGATCTCGCACACGTCGGCGCCGAGAGCCGCCGCGATGGCGACGCCGGTCGTGTCCGAGCCACCGCGGCCGAGCGTGGTGATGTCGCCGTACTCGTCGATGCCCTGAAAGCCGGCGATCACCGCGATACGCCCCTTGGCGAACGCCGCGCGGAACGGCTCGGGATCGATCGACCGAATCCGCGCCCGAGCGTGCGCGCTGTCGGTCTGGATGCGAACCTGGTAGCCGAGGAACGACTGCGCGTTGCCCCCGAGCGACCGAATCGCCAGCGCGACGAGCGCGCAGCTGATCTGCTCGCCGGTCGACACGATCACGTCGACTTCGCGATCGTTCGGGTCGGGATGGAAATGCGACGCGAGCTGAAGTAGCCGGTTGGTTTCTCCCGCCATCGCCGACACGACGACCGCCACGTCGTGACCTTCTCGTTGCACGCGCAAGCACCTTTCGGCGACCGCGCGAATCCGATCGAGGTTGGCGACCGACGTACCGCCGTATTTCTGAACGATCAGCACCCTGCGCCAGGGTCGCCGCGAATCGGGCGCGCTGTCAACACGGCCCTCTCGCCGGCGGTGCGAACGCGGCTCACACGCGCGCCTATCCCGACTCGGCGCCGTAGATCGGCGCGCCGGCGGTGCGCGCGTCGAGCACCGCGCGCGTGACCGGATGGCGCGCGAGGTCCGGGTCGCGCGCGATCAACCGTTCGGCCTCGTCGCGCGCGAGCGCGAGCAGCTCCGCGTGGCGCTGGAGGTCGCCGAATCGCAGCTTCGGCAGCCCGGCCTGACGCGCACCGAACAGCTCGCCCGGCCCGCGCATGCGCAGATCCGCCTCGGCGATGCGAAACCCGTCGGTCGTCTGCGCCATCACGGCGAGCCGCTGGGCCCCGTCGGACGTGTGGCCTCCCCGCGTCACCAGCAGGCACTGCGACGCCCCGCCGCCCCGGCCGACGCGACCGCGCAACTGGTGCAGCTGCGCCAGCCCGAACGCGTCCGCGTCCTCCACGACCATGAGAGTCGCCTCCGGCACATCGACGCCGACCTCGATCACCGTGGTCGCGACGAGCACGTCGATGTCCCCCGCGCGAAACGCGGCCATCGCCGCGTCGCGCTCGGGCTGCGCCATCCGCCCGTGAACCAGCCCGACGCGCGCCGGCGCCAGCGCGCCGGCCAGCTCCGCCGCCACGGCCGTGGCCGCGGCGCGATCCGCCGCGTCCGACGGCTCGACGAGCGGACACACCACGTACGCCCGCCCGCCGGCCGCGATGCACCGGCGCAGCTCGGCGAGCGCTGCCCGCCGGCCCGCCTTGCCGGACAGCACGCGCGTCTGCGGCGGCGTCCGCCCCGGCGGCAGCTCGTCGATCGTGGTCACGTCCAGGTCGCCGTAGGCGGTGAGCGCGAGCGTCCGCGGAATCGGCGTCGCGGTCATCACGAGCAGGTGCGGTGCGCTCGCGTCGCCCTTGCCGCGCAGGCGCAGCCGCTGCGCGACGCCGAACCGGTGCTGCTCGTCAACGATCGCCAGGCCGAGGCCGGCAAAGCGCACGCCGTCGGCGATGAGCGCGTGCGTGCCGACGGCCAGATCGACGCGGCCGGCCTCGAGCAACCCGAGCGTCGACGCGCGCACGCCGCGCGGCGTCGACGCCGTGAGCAGCGCGAGCCGAATGCCGAGCGCGTCGCACCACGGGGCGAGCGCCGCCGCGTGCTGCTCGGCCAGAAGCTCGGTCGGCGCCATCAGCGCGACCTGGCGCCCGGCAGCGATGACCTGGTGTGCGGCCGCGAACGCCACCGCCGTCTTGCCCGAACCGACGTCGCCCTGGAGCAGCCGGTTCATCGGGACCGACCGCGCGAGATCCGCGCCGATCGCGTCGATCGCCCGCCGTTGCGCGGCGGTGAGCGCAAACGGCAGCGCGCGCGACAGCGCGGCATCGCGCGCCGGCGGGATCGGACACGGCACGGCCTCGAACGACCGCTGCCGGCGGCGGCGGCGCGCCACGGCGAGGCCCAAGAAGAACAGGTCGTCGAACGCGAGGCGCCGGTGCCACGGGCTGGTGCCGGCGTTGAGCGCGTCGACCGCGTCCACCGGCAAATCTTCGGGCGGAGCGTGCAGCGACAGCAGCGCGTCGGCGAGCGGCGCCAGCCCCGCGCGCGCCGCGACGTCGGCGGGTACGCCGTCGACGATGTGATCGCGCGCGCGCTCGACGGCGGCCCAGCACGCCTTGCGCAAGGTGGCCGGCGGCACCCCGGGCAGTGCGCCGTAGCGCGGAAGGATGCCCGGCCCTGCGCCGAGCACGTCCGGGTTGGCCATCTCGATCGCGC
The sequence above is drawn from the Deltaproteobacteria bacterium genome and encodes:
- a CDS encoding 3,4-dehydroadipyl-CoA semialdehyde dehydrogenase: MKTLASYIKGTWCEGDGPAATLVNPATAEPLAHASTGGVDFAGAVAYARDRGGPALRAMTFAERGALLQRLADVIHAGREQLIALAIENGGNTRSDAKFDIDGASATLAAYARLGAQLGDARALADGDGVQLGRSPRLHGRHVWTSRRGVAVHINAFNFPAWGLAEKAACALLAGMPVITKPATATALVSWRLMQMFVEAGALPDGALQFVCGGAGDLLDHLGGQDVVAFTGSSGTAAALRAMRCAVERSTRVNVEADSLNAAVLGPDVEPGSETEDLFVADVVRDMSQKAGQKCTAIRRAFVPADRLDALAERLAERLADIRVGNPADDGVRMGPVATAQQLADVRAGIDRLAAETSEVFTGAAPDGPGYFVPLTLRRTDDPASARALHAHEVFGPVATIAPYDGTAAAAAALVRLGGGGLVASVYSDDRAFLADVVLDIAADHGRVFVGSRKIAGQSPGPGTVLPQLVHGGPGRAGGGEELGGERGLHFYMQRTAIEGDKALLSALPL
- a CDS encoding aconitate hydratase; this translates as MVREPSPGEIAVTEAELTAIRNLYARFPERVAHARERFGRPVTLAEKIIAAHLTPVDQPWERGDSYLDLAPDRVAMQDATAQMALLQFMNAGRDKVAVPTTVHCDHLVRAQNGAKDDLLRALDENHEVYEFLATVSQRYGIGFWKPGAGIIHQVVLENYAFPGALIIGTDSHTPNGGGLGMLAIGVGGADAVDVMAGMPWEVKAPKLVGVHLTGELRGWTAPKDVILKLLGILTVAGGTNKIIEYFGEGTRSISCTGKATITNMGAELGATTSVFPYDERMEAYLRATRREAVADLANQYAEHLRADPEVERDPERYYDEVIEIDLSTLEPHLVGPHTPDLARPISKMKEAVAAEGYPDDIRVALIGSCTNSSYEDIGRSAHIARQAKAAGLTAKTPFLVTPGSDQIDATIRRDGLMDELQAVGGTVLANACGPCIGQWRRLDAKEGEQNTIVTSYNRNFRGRNDGNKTTLAFIGSPEIVTALAFAGKLSFDPTREALPAPDGGQVVFEAPEAPELPPQGFVFEESGFVPPPADGSQVVVKVDPASDRLQLLEPFPPWDGNDFIELPLLLKAKGKCTTDHISPAGKWLKYRGHLDNISNNMFSGAVNAFTGETGRTKNLLTGEYGAVHEVARAYKAAGKRWVVVGDSNYGEGSSREHAAMSPRHLGAAAVIVRSFARIHETNLKKQGVLPLTFVDPADYDKVQEDDRVSVLGLAGLAPDKPVEVELVHADGTRDRFETRHTLSAEQIEWFRAGSALNCIAARNRK
- a CDS encoding pentapeptide repeat-containing protein gives rise to the protein MVPRWLGTQLHRGAQSQVSWSWHRLNSAQRLFVTLAGVGAQAATRKTQRLAKLDLNHANLVGARLTRIDLSDAILRGANLAAADLRKTMLRYATLQGAWCIRANFSWTEAGDVDARTANFDEADLTEAVFDDAKLHRASFRNAIMNRAELNRAVLDDARLCGALLESAELREASLVRADLSGAILWLADLRGADLRGATLAGADLRAADLTGAHLDGADLDGARFGDDAVGDDGSPLRSALSVREPHPAPAAADLTAARWRRIYVGDREVTRGEDGA
- a CDS encoding aspartate kinase, which produces MLIVQKYGGTSVANLDRIRAVAERCLRVQREGHDVAVVVSAMAGETNRLLQLASHFHPDPNDREVDVIVSTGEQISCALVALAIRSLGGNAQSFLGYQVRIQTDSAHARARIRSIDPEPFRAAFAKGRIAVIAGFQGIDEYGDITTLGRGGSDTTGVAIAAALGADVCEILTDVEGVYTADPRIVPTARKIDRISYEEMLELSSAGAKVLQIRSVEMGMKYNVPIHVRSSFTDAPGTFVVPEEEFMEHVVVAGVTVNRDEAKITVRGVPDHPGVANRIFSPLAREGIVVDMIIQNVSDSGHTDMTFTVPKGDRQRALDILRAECGDLCGDGAGLAWDDDIAKVSVVGVGMRSHAGVAQKMFELLAKENINIQMISTSEIKISVVISARYAELALRALHDGFDLHKPIEERQQLA
- the recG gene encoding ATP-dependent DNA helicase RecG codes for the protein MTELHRRVEALRAPLQVAARDQFAGLANVRDLGATLRAAVDRLVPVAPEERRGPLLTWRRRLDGFERLDRAEQSVEVARGLRLCQVLAGPAPARRGAAANAGRAPSRRAAATARAGEDDGAGRRTGARAAAGAIAAAPVAPAAVGPLDRPVTDLPGIGPKLAAALAERSIETVEDLVWLVPRRYDDVRRAIPLEEAVARVGERVTTAGDVAAARFLRRGPRRWVEVRLADGRARLVVRWFHAHAGMVKRFPRGARVAVSGVVRARAGAIEMANPDVLGAGPGILPRYGALPGVPPATLRKACWAAVERARDHIVDGVPADVAARAGLAPLADALLSLHAPPEDLPVDAVDALNAGTSPWHRRLAFDDLFFLGLAVARRRRRQRSFEAVPCPIPPARDAALSRALPFALTAAQRRAIDAIGADLARSVPMNRLLQGDVGSGKTAVAFAAAHQVIAAGRQVALMAPTELLAEQHAAALAPWCDALGIRLALLTASTPRGVRASTLGLLEAGRVDLAVGTHALIADGVRFAGLGLAIVDEQHRFGVAQRLRLRGKGDASAPHLLVMTATPIPRTLALTAYGDLDVTTIDELPPGRTPPQTRVLSGKAGRRAALAELRRCIAAGGRAYVVCPLVEPSDAADRAAATAVAAELAGALAPARVGLVHGRMAQPERDAAMAAFRAGDIDVLVATTVIEVGVDVPEATLMVVEDADAFGLAQLHQLRGRVGRGGGASQCLLVTRGGHTSDGAQRLAVMAQTTDGFRIAEADLRMRGPGELFGARQAGLPKLRFGDLQRHAELLALARDEAERLIARDPDLARHPVTRAVLDARTAGAPIYGAESG